GGGACGATCCGTTCACCATCCGCGACGTCTCCTATCCGTTTATACAGATGACTGGCCCTAAGAGGGGCATCACGATGAACTCCCGCGTGATGATCGAGTACGACCTGAGGATCAAGAGGGGAGAGAATGAACAAGATGATCTGGTGCTCATCGACGGGGCTGCCACCTTCAGCGAGATAACGAATTTCATACCGTACATTTATCGCATCCATGGGGATTGCGGCATGGCGGTGGACATAACGCTAGCACACTTCATCCTTGCAATTGAGGCAACGTTGCAAGTTCGAATATATGAACTAAAGGATGGCTGTGGCAGCCTAAACTTGACTATAACTTGTCGTGTTAGTCATATGACCCCACAAATTAAGCTCTTTCAAGGTCCCATTGATAAGCTACGTGACCAAAATAGGTTTGTGGTTGTTGCAACACTGAACACTTTGATGATTACAGAGTTCAAGCTAACACATCAGCATGGCTCAATCAGTCGGAGATTTGAGTCCAGGGTTGTACCACATGGAAGTATGTCTCATTGCGCCAAGTTTGCGGATTTAGCCACTATAGGTGTGGAGATCTTTTGGTCAATCTTACCCACTTCGCTACAAGAAGGCTTTTGAGCCTTCTACTTTGTTACATTCTATTTATTTTCAGGCAAAAAATCACCTACCTGTAAATAGCTAAGAGCAATGCAAGTTTTTTATTAGGATTTGTGCCATATATATTGCCATATGAACCAGAACCAACCAAGGCTTCATGTGTATGTCAATTGTTGGGCAAACCTTGCCATATgagcaaaaaatatttttttttctttcaattgaTTTTGTGGCTGTTGAATTTGCACGGAGATTGGGATATCAACCACAACAAGCACTTTTAGCAGTGATTACGACTCCTTCCAGGGCACCAGTAAGTTGATGATGTGATATACCTACCTTTTTTGTTCTTCTCTTTGCTTTGGATTTCTTGTTCTAACTTCACTCAATCAGCTAGGAAGAATATTTATGCAAATTTATATTTTCCTGCCTCTACCCTACTCCATATTGCTACTAGATAATACtatctccatattttaatgtatgacgccgttgactttttgtccaacgtttgaccattcgtcttattcaaaaaatttatataattatcatttattttattatgacttgattcgtcatcaaatattctttaagtatgacataaatatttttatatttacacaaaaaatttgaataaaatgaatggtcaaacgtttgtcgaaaagtcaacggcatcatacattaaaatacggagggagtagtattttctATCTTTGTGCTCGAATACTGGCTGGCTCATGTTCTATTGACACATGGACCTAAAAGAGTAATATTTGACAAGAGGCTGGCTAAATACCTGGTGGCTGAACTATGCAACACATTTAGCATGTCACACAAGTGGTGTGTTTCCTAATACACTCAAGCCTGTACAACAAATTCTGCTTCAACAAGTAACTAGAACAAAAATTCACCTGTcgatgactacatatgtttggTAAAGAAGCATCTGAAATATTCCATATTAGTAGGTGCTAATACAACTTGGCTGTTCATTTAGTGTAATGAATTCTGGCAGATTGGTGTGAAATATGCCACAGTTTCTGCTTGtttggcttttctttttattttggaGTTGCAGAATTAGGTGTAATAATTTGCAGGTGGTGAATGAAATGTGGGCGTCTTGGGAACTACCGGAGGGCTCAATTTCTGCTGGAGGTGAGTAGTAAATAAATTAATCACAAATTCATGGTTG
This genomic window from Oryza sativa Japonica Group chromosome 12, ASM3414082v1 contains:
- the LOC9271142 gene encoding uncharacterized protein — encoded protein: MQLNLFDSNPMEGGGSDCRRPASDDHEGTAVASLPSSRKRKAAKDLEEEEEDLQPEEEARPPAPPAKGRSCLPAACHEDGIIPAFVIPGSKHRDGSIYRTDAHYWHGLYHLDDTSETRLEPMTPSYSEQDCRPCVTDCQWHIGCSMMQIFSLELAEISNFATGAAGAGAIQLYGFMAARDLLDPLRNYVFNRTRDDPFTIRDVSYPFIQMTGPKRGITMNSRVMIEYDLRIKRGENEQDDLVLIDGAATFSEITNFIPYIYRIHGDCGMAVDITLAHFILAIEATLQVRIYELKDGCGSLNLTITCRVSHMTPQIKLFQGPIDKLRDQNRFVVVATLNTLMITEFKLTHQHGSISRRFESRVVPHGSMSHCAKFADLATIGVEIFWSILPTSLQEGF